A window of the Alnus glutinosa chromosome 4, dhAlnGlut1.1, whole genome shotgun sequence genome harbors these coding sequences:
- the LOC133865582 gene encoding uncharacterized protein LOC133865582, giving the protein MENGMFIFRMQDEASCDEILESKIWHVSNKPLILRKWQPGMQLLKLNLSSVPVWVKIIHLPIEYWTPKGLSYVASGIGNPIFADKVTEERKRLGFARVLVEIDVDSACPKELTICRNNGAVINVVVEYPWLPPKCSTCGHFGHATYACAKKEKQVWIPKNPKTVCKKTSSPAIKPVVFDKVIKRPIGGENSKRSLNGLRVSNYFESTGTLDQEVDIEKEFRVRSPTTFLEVFEQALSSSDKGKGKMSGSPLDEKGLSLNCVS; this is encoded by the coding sequence ATGGAGAATGGCATGTTCATCTTCAGGATGCAGGATGAGGCTTCCTGTGATGAGATTCTTGAGTCCAAGATTTGGCATGTTTCTAATAAGCCTTTGATTCTGAGAAAGTGGCAACCAGGTATGCAGCTCCTAAAACTAAATCTTTCTTCTGTTCCTGTGTGGGTTAAAATCATACATTTGCCTATTGAATATTGGACTCCTAAAGGCCTTAGCTATGTTGCTAGTGGTATTGGGAATCCCATTTTTGCTGATAAAGTGACAGAGGAACGTAAGAGACTTGGTTTTGCTAGAGTCTTGGTTGAGATAGATGTGGATTCGGCTTGTCCTAAAGAGCTCACCATTTGTAGGAATAATGGTGCTGTTATCAATGTGGTTGTTGAATACCCATGGTTGCCTCCAAAGTGTTCCACTTGTGGACATTTTGGTCATGCAACTTATGCTTGTGCTAAAAAGGAGAAGCAAGTTTGGATACCCAAAAATCCTAAGACTGTGTGTAAGAAGACGAGTAGCCCTGCTATTAAGCCGGTTGTGTTTGATAAAGTCATCAAGAGACCAATAGGGGGTGAAAATTCCAAAAGGAGTTTGAATGGTTTGCGGGTTTCAAACTATTTTGAGTCCACTGGTACTTTGGATCAAGAAGTTGACATAGAGAAGGAGTTCAGGGTTAGGTCCCCTACCACATTTCTTGAGGTTTTTGAGCAGGCCCTTTCATCTAGTGATAAGGGGAAGGGGAAAATGAGTGGTAGCCCTTTGGATGAAAAGGGCTTGTCTCTCAATTGTGTCTCATGA